One genomic window of Nocardioides daphniae includes the following:
- a CDS encoding 1-acyl-sn-glycerol-3-phosphate acyltransferase — MIRRLVARAGWKLSGWTLVTEPGPTRPTVLIGAPHTSNWDFLLMLGIAWSLDMDIRWMGKKSLFKGPAGPVMRALGGIPVDRANPGDVVSGVVRRINEGEVFGLVVTPDGTRGPHTHWKSGFYRIARETGMPVTLGYVDRTTKTSGLGITIELTGDVAADMDRIRAFYADKAGYHPDKRVEPRLSEESRAF; from the coding sequence ATGATCCGACGCCTCGTCGCCCGTGCCGGCTGGAAGTTGAGCGGCTGGACGCTCGTCACCGAGCCCGGCCCCACCCGCCCGACCGTGTTGATCGGGGCCCCGCACACCTCCAACTGGGACTTCCTGCTGATGCTCGGCATCGCCTGGAGTCTCGACATGGACATCCGCTGGATGGGCAAGAAGAGCCTCTTCAAGGGCCCGGCCGGACCGGTCATGCGCGCCCTGGGCGGCATCCCCGTCGACCGCGCCAACCCCGGGGACGTGGTCAGCGGTGTCGTGCGTCGCATCAACGAGGGCGAGGTCTTCGGCCTCGTCGTCACCCCCGACGGCACCCGCGGCCCGCACACGCACTGGAAGTCGGGCTTCTACCGGATCGCCCGCGAGACCGGCATGCCCGTCACCCTCGGCTACGTCGACCGCACCACGAAGACCTCGGGGCTGGGCATCACGATCGAGCTCACCGGCGACGTGGCCGCCGACATGGACCGGATCCGGGCCTTCTACGCCGACAAGGCCGGCTACCACCCCGACAAGCGCGTGGAGCCGCGGCTCTCCGAGGAGAGCCGTGCCTTCTGA
- a CDS encoding flavin reductase family protein, whose protein sequence is MDTPFDTLMESVDTPLVVVTTAAEGTLAGCVVGFHAQSSIDAEGYSFWLSKANHTYRTSLRSAHFAVHFLTTEDLDLAERFGTQTGEETDKFSGLDVELDEHGVPVIRACPNRMLVDRVAVLDDGGDHVCVTTRVRSAASSGPFTPLRLSDAAHFEPGHDAEERAVSP, encoded by the coding sequence GTGGACACGCCCTTCGACACCTTGATGGAATCCGTCGACACGCCCCTCGTCGTGGTGACCACGGCAGCCGAGGGCACCCTCGCCGGCTGCGTGGTCGGCTTCCACGCCCAGTCGAGCATCGACGCCGAGGGCTACTCGTTCTGGCTGTCGAAGGCCAACCACACCTACCGCACCAGCCTGCGCTCCGCGCACTTCGCGGTGCACTTCCTCACCACCGAGGACCTCGACCTGGCGGAGCGCTTCGGCACCCAGACCGGCGAGGAGACCGACAAGTTCTCCGGGCTCGACGTCGAGCTCGACGAGCACGGGGTCCCGGTGATCCGCGCCTGCCCGAACCGGATGCTGGTCGACCGGGTCGCGGTGCTCGACGACGGCGGCGACCACGTCTGCGTGACGACCCGGGTGCGCTCGGCGGCCTCGAGCGGCCCCTTCACGCCCCTGCGGCTCTCCGACGCCGCCCACTTCGAGCCCGGCCACGACGCCGAGGAGCGTGCCGTCTCACCGTGA
- a CDS encoding GNAT family N-acetyltransferase: MADEPAWETQPVTPERFDDLADVINPNRRDNHCWCLSHRCTAGEIAELGETREAAMRALTEGEPQGVVTYRDGLPVGWCSIGPRSHITRLTRSKLIRPLDDLDVWSIICVVVRGGHRRQGVTAAMLEGAVAYAAAHGAPGVEAYPVDPEGRMDLTMAFVGTRSMFERAGFEVMGTTDAVASRMPRLVMRRMLG, encoded by the coding sequence ATGGCTGACGAACCGGCGTGGGAGACCCAACCCGTCACCCCTGAGCGCTTCGACGACCTGGCCGACGTGATCAACCCGAACCGCCGTGACAACCACTGCTGGTGCCTGTCGCACCGGTGCACGGCGGGCGAGATCGCCGAGCTGGGGGAGACGCGTGAGGCGGCGATGCGCGCGCTCACCGAGGGCGAGCCCCAGGGCGTGGTGACCTACCGCGACGGGCTGCCGGTCGGCTGGTGCAGCATCGGGCCGCGCTCGCACATCACCCGGTTGACCCGGTCGAAGCTGATCCGGCCCCTCGACGACCTCGACGTCTGGAGCATCATCTGCGTCGTCGTCCGCGGCGGCCACCGACGCCAGGGCGTCACCGCTGCGATGCTCGAGGGAGCGGTCGCGTACGCCGCCGCCCACGGTGCGCCGGGCGTGGAGGCGTACCCCGTCGACCCCGAGGGGCGGATGGACCTGACCATGGCCTTCGTCGGCACCCGATCGATGTTCGAGCGGGCCGGCTTCGAGGTGATGGGCACGACCGACGCGGTGGCGAGCCGGATGCCGCGCCTGGTGATGCGGCGGATGCTGGGTTAG
- a CDS encoding HNH endonuclease: MPTRSPSRSRSATYARRRRRRVASRVNDLTDVQWLALMEAWAGCAYCGAEELALQRDTMLPISRGGRYTLDNVVPACRSCNASKGNLELTTWMRRKKLDEKVFLVRQYEVLRALEVAGVTPDDDLEQP; encoded by the coding sequence GTGCCGACCCGCAGCCCGTCCCGCAGCCGCTCCGCGACGTACGCCCGTCGTCGCCGCCGCCGGGTCGCGAGCCGCGTCAACGACCTCACCGACGTCCAGTGGCTCGCGCTCATGGAGGCGTGGGCCGGGTGTGCCTACTGCGGGGCCGAGGAGCTGGCGCTCCAGCGCGACACCATGCTCCCGATCAGCCGCGGCGGGCGCTACACCCTCGACAACGTGGTGCCGGCCTGCCGCTCCTGCAACGCCTCGAAGGGCAACCTCGAGCTGACCACGTGGATGCGCCGCAAGAAGCTCGACGAGAAGGTCTTCCTGGTGCGGCAGTACGAGGTGCTGCGTGCCCTGGAGGTCGCCGGCGTCACCCCCGACGACGACCTCGAGCAGCCCTAA